The genomic stretch ACCTGCCGCGTTTGTGGTGCCATCGGCGATGATCAGGGCCGCGGTCCCCGCCACGTGGGGCGTCGCCATGCTCGTGCCGCTCAAGGTCGCGTAGCCGCCGCCCTTATAGGTCGATAAGACGCTCACGCCCGGGGCGGCAAGCTCCGCTTCGCTGCCGATGTTGCTGAACGACGCGACGGCGTCGGAACTATCGGTGGCCGTGACGACTATCACGGAGTCGTAAGCAGCCGGATAGCCGACGGGCCCGCCATATTCATTGCCTGCGTTGGGCCGGACTTGTGGATTTGCCCTAATTGTATCGTCGGAATGGTGAAATGGGGAATGGCGCATTTGTAGGATGTCGCTTGTTCCTGTCTAATACTGCTGTGCAGGTCCGCCCGGTCAAGTATGCGTTTCTT from Dehalobacter sp. encodes the following:
- a CDS encoding S8 family serine peptidase translates to MIVVTATDSSDAVASFSNIGSEAELAAPGVSVLSTYKGGGYATLSGTSMATPHVAGTAALIIADGTTNAAGVRNQLDGTAIDLGTDGLDTYYGFGLVNAYAATA